ACAAGCGGCCGAAGGACGCGGCGGCAGGGCGGCCGCTGACGGGCGCCTGCAGAATGGCCAGCTTGGCATCGGCCTGCATGGCATGGACCATCTGCAGCACGGCGGCGGGCGTCATCTCGGAATCGGCGTCCAACAGCAGCATCAGGTCGAAGCCGTCGGCGTGGTGGTCCAGAAAGTCCATGACGTTGCCAGCCTTGTAGCCGGCATTGTCGGAGCGGCGGCGATACCGAACGGCACGGCCAGTCTTGACGAAGGCATCGACCACCGCCTGCTCGGCCTTCGCCCGGGCGGGGTCCGTGGTGTCCGACAGGATGGCCAGGGCGAAGCGGTCGCCATGCGCGGCCAGCCCGTCCAGTAGCCGGGCCAAGGGGGGCAGCACGGCATCCATCGCCTCGTCTCGCACGCATACGGCGATGGCGGTGCGCAACATGGGTGGGGCCTGCGGAATGGGCACGGGCGTTCGGCCGCGCAGGCGCAGCAGCAGCCCGACCAGCCCCGTGGCGCCGGCCAGCGCAATCCAGGGTGCATTCAGTGCCAGACACAGGAACAGCAGCATTTCCCATACTGACCAGCCGCCCGGTGCCATCACCCGCACGCCGAGCAACAAAAGTAGTCCGGACAGACCGAGCGCCAATGTGGCGAAGCCAAAGCGCCTCATGCGGCTGGCATCGTGCCCTGCAGGCGGGCGACCTCACGACCACCTGTGGCGTCCAGCGCCCGCGCCAGCCCGGCCGCGCCGCCGAACTGAAAGCCGAGCTGCGTGGCGTAGGCGGCGCAGGCTGCCAGCTTGGCCGCCGGATCGGTGGGGAGAGGCACTTCCGGCAAGCTGGCCAACACATCCTCGAACGGCCGGCGCGGCGTGTCGGCACGGGTGGTGTAGGGGAAGTCGTACCACCACAGGATGGGTGCGGAAGGTGCCAGCGCCTGAACGGCGCGCACCAGCATCACATGGTCCACATGGCCGCCGATCGCCTGTGGCACTAGCAACAGGTCGGGCTTCAGATCCCGCAGCAACGGGGCCACGACATCGCACGCATCCCCGTCCGCCACGTCTCCGGCATGCGGCGGTTGAAACAAGGCGGCGGCGCTGGTGTAGCCGCGGTGAGGCGCCTCGCGCAGCGGCAGGTGCATGGCACGCGCGCCCAGCGCCGCACAGGCGGCCTCGTCCTCCGCCCGGCGGATGGCCATGTAGTCCACGTCCGCCGGGAGGCCCTTGTCGAGTTGGCAGGCCAGGGCGAAGCCTTGCGGGTCCGGCACGCTGGCGGTGAACAGCGTGGCGATCACGACGTCCCAGCCGTCCTGTGCCAGACGCGCCAGGGCCCCACCGGCGGAAAAGGCGGCGTCGTCGAGATGCGGGGAAAGGGCTAGGGCGCGGCCCGTCACAGCAGGTGCGGCGCCGCGCGGAAGCGGCATTCGGATATCGGCAGCACGGGGTCGAACCCCGTGTCAGGCGCGGTGCCACGCAGCGTCTCGTAGACGTCCATGATCTGTCGGCCGACCGCATGCCAGGAATAGGTAGCCCGGCACTCCTGAAGCGCCGTGCTGGCAAGTCTGGCACGCAGCGGTACATCGGTGATCACGCGGCGCAGGTTGGTGGCCAGGGCCGGCACGTCGCCTGGCTCGCATAACAGCCCATTCTCCTCGTGCCGCAGGCAATCCATCACGCCCACCGCGCGGCATGACACGCAGGTGATGCCGCTGGCCATGGCTTCCAACACCGTGTTGGAGAATCCCTCCGCATAGGTTGGGGACACGAACACGTCCTGCTCGCGGTACAGCGCGGGGGCGGCGGCGTAGTCGGCATAGCCGGAAAACCGCGTGCCGAGCGCCAGTTCCGCATCGCGCGCCACGCAGGCGTCGAAGTCGGGGCCGATGCCGGAGATGGTGGCGGCGAAGGGAACGCCCTGCTTTCGCAGCAGCGCCAGGGCATCCAGGAAGTCGAGGGCACCTTTCCGCCGGTCCACGCGGCCGTGGTAGAACAGCCGCACCGGATCGGTGGCATCGCCCGGGGCGCGGCCGGGGGCGGGGTGGAAGCGATCGACCTCGACCGCACCGGGCACGATGGTGAAGCGGTCGCGCGCCACGCCCAGGCGTTCCACGACCTCGTTGGCAAAACTGTCGCAGCCGATCAGCAGGCGGTCGGCATGGTTCAACACGCGCAGCATCGCCTGGCGGTGGGTTTCGCAGCAGGAGCCGACCCAATGGCCGTCGCCGCCCTGGATGGAGACCACGGTGGGAATACCGATGCGCTGCGCCGCCAGCAGCACTGCCCAGCCGGTGGGGTAGCCGTATTGCGCGTGCAGTACGTCGAAGGGCTGGCGCGCGTGCTCAGCCAGGATGGTCTCCACCATGTCGTCCACGTCGCGCTCGAAATCGGCGCCGCCGGGGTGCGCGAAGGCTTCCTCGCCCAGCGAGCGGCGGCCGATGACCCGCACGCCCGTCACGTCGGGCGGCGGGCCGCCGCCATAAACGCGGGTACCCGCTGCGTCACCGCGATACTGGCTGATCATGGTGACATCATGCCCCGCAGCGACCAACTCCCGCAGCAGGTTGACCGCATAGACGCTCATGCCGGAGATGGCGGGAAAGAAGCGGCGGGACAGGAACAGCACCCTCATGCGGCGCGGCAATCCCGGAGCCAGGCGCGCGACTGCGGGATCATGCTGTCCGCCCGATGGCTTTCCCGAGACAGCTCGACGCAGACCAGGCGGGCAAAACCGATCTCTTCCAGCGCACCGAGGCAGGCGGGAATGTCCATGTCGCCTTCGCCGAAAGGCAGGTGGATATGGCTGCCACGCGCCATGTCCTCGATCGCGACCGTGCCGAGATGCGGCGCGAACTCGCGTACCGCCGCCGGGGGTTCGCGCTCCCCCGTCACCAGCAGGTGGCCGAGGTCCAGCGCCAGGGTCAGCCCCGGCAGGTCCAGTGCCGCCCAGTCGTCCACGGTTTCCACCAGCATGCCCGGCTCCGGCTCCAGCGCCGCCGCCACGCCGCGGGCGTGGGCGTGCTCCAGCACCTTGGCCACACCGTCGCGCAGCCATTCCCGGGCCTGCGCCGGCGTCACGCCCGGGCGCGGCACGCCCGCCCAGAAGGACATTGCCTCCGCACCCAGGATGGCGCCGATATCGGTCGCGCGGTTGAGAAAGGCGACGCGCCGCGCGCGGCCTTCCTTGCTGGCCGTCAGCAGCGTGGGCTCGTGCTTGATGCGCGGATCCAGCAGGAAGCGCGCCCCGGTCTCGATCACGCAGCCCATGTTCCGGGCGGCCAGGTCGCGGGCCAGCGCTTCGGCCCTGCGCTCCCAGCCATCTTCCATCGGGTCGAGGTGGTGGTGATCCAGCGTCAGCGCGACACCGTCGTAGCCGCCATCGGCGATGATGGCGACGGCATCGGCTAGGCGGTGATTCGCCGCACCGTTGGTGTTGAAGGCGAAGCGCAGGCTCATGCCGGAACAGGCTCCCCACGGCGTTGCGCCAGGACCATCTGAGCAGAGAAGGTGCCCGTTTCGCGATACATCGGATACAGGCTGCCGACGATGCGGTCGGCCAGGGCGGCATCGAACCAAGCGGGGCCGCCGCACTTCGCCTCGTCCTCAGGGCGCAGCAGCACGCGCTTGGCACCCTCACGCGCGGCGTCCAGCACCAGCGGGTCGCGGCGCGCGCGCAACCGGCGCACGCCGCGCCAGCCGATGCGATGATAGCTCATCGTCTCGGATTCCAGCCCCGGGACAATGACCTTGACCACCTTGACCGCCCCATCGGGGGGCGAACAGTCGACGTAGAGCACCTCCAGCCCTTCCGCCGCCAGCCGCTCGACCAGCAATGCCAGCCGGTCAGCGGAACGGGCGATGGCGGCCGGCGGCACGGTGGGCAGCGACGAGAAGGGGCGGCGGCTGCGCTCCGAGAACACGGTGGGCGCGAGGCGCGCGCGCAATGCCGCCGCGTCCTGCTCCATCCATTCCACCATGGCGTCAATGGCGCGCTGCTCCTCCTCGTCCAGCATGGCGACGGCGAGCTGACGCTCGACATAGTCACGCGGCAGCGCTTCGCGCAGCATCGGGATGGGGCCGTGCGTGGCGGCCTTGCGGGCGCGCGAGCCGCAGAACTCCAGCAATGCCTTGCGCAGATTGCGCTCGCGGTCCGGACCAACCGCCTCGCCACAGGCGGTCACCTGAATAGGCGCCACGGGCTCGCCTTGGTCATCGCCCACCACGTAAAGATTGGCCATGCCAAAATCATCCGCCGCCAGCTTGGCGGTGACGTTGATGCCGAGCCCGCGCAGCTTTTCCAGCAACTCGCGCACCGCGCGGTCCTCGACCTTGTCCAGGTCCACCACCACGCCCTGGTCCAGCGCACGGTAGGATACGACGTTCCCATCGCGCTGCAGCGCTTCCATGATACCGTGCGCGACCGCATGCTCAAGGTCGAAGCCGGCACCGAGGCCGTTGGTGATGGGCGTGATCAGCTTCGGCGCCTCGCCAAGCTGGTAAGGGTAGGCGGCAACCCATTCACGCGGCACCAGCACCGGCTCGCCGGACGGCCAGCGGCGCGCCTCGATCCAGGGAAGCACGGTGTCGGCAGTGTAGTCGGAGCCGGCGGGCAGGCACAGCGTCAGGGGGTCGGCCACGGCGCGGTCGCGTGACAGTTCGGCGTAGCTGCCGGTGACACGGGGGGCCTTGGCGACATGCGCGCCGCAATGCACCTCTTCGCACAGCTCGCCCAGTGCACCGACCTCGGCCTCCACCTCCGAGAAACCGTAGCCGAAGCCGATGGTCGCCGGCTCGTTCTCCAAGATCAGGTTGGCCTGCACCACGGGAATTCCGGTACGGTCCAGGTGGTCGATGCGGAACACCGAGACATGGGACTGGGCGGGCATGGTGGCGCGGAAGGCATCTGCCACCCGGCGCAGTTCGTCGCTCATGCGGTCTGGCTCCTCGCGCGCTGGCGCAGCTCGTCCATGGGGATGTGGCGCACGCCCGGCGGGCCGCGCAGCTGGTCGTCCAGCACCGCGACGGCGATCTCCGTGGTGATGCCGGGCGCGTACTCGAAGGGTGTGCACACCGTGTCGAACTCCACCGAACCGATGACGTCGCGATACTTCCGAACTTCGCCCGGTGACAGTGGGATGTCCTTGTGGAAGGCCTTATGGGTGGATACGGCAACGTTCTCGCCCGCCTCGCCCTGGTCGATCTTGAAGGCGTCGCCGCAGAACAGGATGCGGCGGCCGGCATCGTGCAGCACCGCCTGGCCCTCGTAGTGGCCACCCACATGCATCAGCGTCTGCCCCGGACGCAGCTCCAGAGCTTCGTCATAGGGCCAGGTGACGCGAAAGGCCTTGGTCATCCGCAGGTCATCCTTCTGGATGGCCATCACCTCAGGCTGGAACACATCCTGCAACTGCCACAGCGCGCCATAGCCGTGGCAGTGGCTGGCGGCGAGAAAGCGAATGCCGCCAAGCCGGTGGATCTCGTCCAGCATCTCCGGCGTGTAATATGGCGCGGCCTCGAAGGCGATGTTGCCATCCGGATGCAGCAGAAGCCAGCCGGTGCCATTCAGGCCGAATGGGGGGGAGGTGGTGAAGGCCACCATGTCCCGCTCCAGCCGTTTCCAGGAGCCGGTGAGCTTGGCCGCCACCTCCTCCTCACGCAGGAAGTGCCAGCCGTCATGCGGCAGGTCGTTGCGCGTGTCGTCGCAGACCGGGCAGGTGCGCGGCTCGAAATGCTTCTGCCAGAAGCCGCAATTGGCGCAGG
This genomic interval from Roseomonas haemaphysalidis contains the following:
- a CDS encoding PIG-L deacetylase family protein; the protein is MTGRALALSPHLDDAAFSAGGALARLAQDGWDVVIATLFTASVPDPQGFALACQLDKGLPADVDYMAIRRAEDEAACAALGARAMHLPLREAPHRGYTSAAALFQPPHAGDVADGDACDVVAPLLRDLKPDLLLVPQAIGGHVDHVMLVRAVQALAPSAPILWWYDFPYTTRADTPRRPFEDVLASLPEVPLPTDPAAKLAACAAYATQLGFQFGGAAGLARALDATGGREVARLQGTMPAA
- a CDS encoding glycosyltransferase family 4 protein gives rise to the protein MRVLFLSRRFFPAISGMSVYAVNLLRELVAAGHDVTMISQYRGDAAGTRVYGGGPPPDVTGVRVIGRRSLGEEAFAHPGGADFERDVDDMVETILAEHARQPFDVLHAQYGYPTGWAVLLAAQRIGIPTVVSIQGGDGHWVGSCCETHRQAMLRVLNHADRLLIGCDSFANEVVERLGVARDRFTIVPGAVEVDRFHPAPGRAPGDATDPVRLFYHGRVDRRKGALDFLDALALLRKQGVPFAATISGIGPDFDACVARDAELALGTRFSGYADYAAAPALYREQDVFVSPTYAEGFSNTVLEAMASGITCVSCRAVGVMDCLRHEENGLLCEPGDVPALATNLRRVITDVPLRARLASTALQECRATYSWHAVGRQIMDVYETLRGTAPDTGFDPVLPISECRFRAAPHLL
- a CDS encoding sugar phosphate isomerase/epimerase family protein, whose product is MSLRFAFNTNGAANHRLADAVAIIADGGYDGVALTLDHHHLDPMEDGWERRAEALARDLAARNMGCVIETGARFLLDPRIKHEPTLLTASKEGRARRVAFLNRATDIGAILGAEAMSFWAGVPRPGVTPAQAREWLRDGVAKVLEHAHARGVAAALEPEPGMLVETVDDWAALDLPGLTLALDLGHLLVTGEREPPAAVREFAPHLGTVAIEDMARGSHIHLPFGEGDMDIPACLGALEEIGFARLVCVELSRESHRADSMIPQSRAWLRDCRAA
- a CDS encoding YcaO-like family protein encodes the protein MSDELRRVADAFRATMPAQSHVSVFRIDHLDRTGIPVVQANLILENEPATIGFGYGFSEVEAEVGALGELCEEVHCGAHVAKAPRVTGSYAELSRDRAVADPLTLCLPAGSDYTADTVLPWIEARRWPSGEPVLVPREWVAAYPYQLGEAPKLITPITNGLGAGFDLEHAVAHGIMEALQRDGNVVSYRALDQGVVVDLDKVEDRAVRELLEKLRGLGINVTAKLAADDFGMANLYVVGDDQGEPVAPIQVTACGEAVGPDRERNLRKALLEFCGSRARKAATHGPIPMLREALPRDYVERQLAVAMLDEEEQRAIDAMVEWMEQDAAALRARLAPTVFSERSRRPFSSLPTVPPAAIARSADRLALLVERLAAEGLEVLYVDCSPPDGAVKVVKVIVPGLESETMSYHRIGWRGVRRLRARRDPLVLDAAREGAKRVLLRPEDEAKCGGPAWFDAALADRIVGSLYPMYRETGTFSAQMVLAQRRGEPVPA
- a CDS encoding MBL fold metallo-hydrolase, whose amino-acid sequence is MPLTPWACANCGFWQKHFEPRTCPVCDDTRNDLPHDGWHFLREEEVAAKLTGSWKRLERDMVAFTTSPPFGLNGTGWLLLHPDGNIAFEAAPYYTPEMLDEIHRLGGIRFLAASHCHGYGALWQLQDVFQPEVMAIQKDDLRMTKAFRVTWPYDEALELRPGQTLMHVGGHYEGQAVLHDAGRRILFCGDAFKIDQGEAGENVAVSTHKAFHKDIPLSPGEVRKYRDVIGSVEFDTVCTPFEYAPGITTEIAVAVLDDQLRGPPGVRHIPMDELRQRARSQTA